The region CAGAGCCCTCTGGTGCGATAATCGAGTACAAGGCAGCCAGCATAGGCAAGGGAAGACAAGAGGTCGAGGAGATACTCGAAGAGAGATACGAGGACGGCATGTCGACAGAAGACGGCATACGTCTCGCAGTCGAGGCACTGAAGGAGAGTGACGCAGACGCCGAGATAGACAAGGTAGAGGCGATGGTTATCGAAAAGGAGGCTACGAGAAAGCTCTCCGACGACGACCTGAGACCCTACATAGACGAAGTAAACGAAAGTGATGAGACGGCTGAGGAGTCCGGAGAGGGGTAAGTCATTAGTACGAAGAGGGACTAATATTCACGAATAGATGAGTGGCTTGAAAGAGGTTCTCAGAAACAGAAGCTCAAGCAGGATACACGACGAAAAGCTCAAGCGGAGCGCGGTAGTCGTGCCCGCTTACTACGACGACGAACGCGGGGGACATGGGGTTCTTCTGATGCGGAGGTCCGACGACCTCCCGCGCCACGCGGGGCAGATAAGCTTCCCGGGGGGACGTATGGAGTCCGATGACTCGGGTCTCGCCGAGACCGCACTCAGAGAGCTTCATGAGGAGGTGGGGATGCCTCCCGAGAAGGTCGACCTTCTCGGAACACTCGACGACGTGACCACGACGACCGCTTACTCGATACGTCCGTACGTCGGCTGTATCTCGTATCCCTACAGCTTCGAGATACAGGAGTCGGAGGTCGCCGAACTGATACACGCTCCCGTCTCCGACCTCACACACCCTTCTGTCTACGAGAAGAGGTACAAGAACGGAAGGGACGTCCATTACTTCCATTACGAGGACTACACTATCTGGGGCGCGACAGCGAGGATTCTCGCACAGTTCCTCGAACTCGCCTACGACTGGTCTCCTTAGTAAGTTCTCCGTCTATGTCTCAGTCTTTTGTCTGGGTTCTCCCCAGAGTCAGAGTCAGGTTCACAGCACCCCCGAGAAGTATTACCCAGAAGCTGAGATAGAGCCACGTCAGGAAGACGAGGACTACCCCAACGGCTCCGTAGGCGGCGTACCCCGACGGCGACGACGAAGCCAGATCGATATAGAAACCGAAGGCTGTTTCAAGAAACGTCCATCCCGCCGACGCGAATACAGCCCCGGGATAGACGTGTCTCAGACTCACATCGACGGGTGGCAGGAAGTAGTAGAGAGGGAGGAAGACGAAGAACAAGCCCAAGACTCCGATTAAAGCGATCCCGGTATCCGGGACGTCCAAGACACGTGTCAGCCATCTGAGAGCCGCAGCTGTGACGACCGCGGCTATGACCGAGAAGAGGGCGGCAGCACTGTCACGAGTCGTCCTGAGAACTGACTTGTGTGTGGTCTTTCGCGAGTAGTCCTCGTACAGAACCCGGAAGGACTCCGTGAGACCCCGGACGAACTTGAGACTTCCCCATAAGAGACCCACGAGACCGATCAGCCCCACCGTCGGGCTGGTCTCGACCTCGACCGACTGTCTCAGAGTCCGGCGTCCCGACTCCGAGAGATAGACGCTGACGGATTCTATCGCCGCGATAGCGACTGTCTCAAGTCCAGTAAGACTCCCGGCTACGAGAAGGAGTAGAACCAGAGGGAAGAGTGAGACGAAGCCGTAGTAGGTTAGGGCTGCGGCTTGGGTTCCGAGACTCTTACGTCTCGATGTCTCGACTACCTCACGGAGTCGCGATCCCAGTCTCGGTATCCACGTCTTCTCGGGGTCCAACACCCTTCGACGTACACGCGCGTCGAGTAAAAGCCTTAGCTCAGCGTGTCGAAGTAGCTTAGGTACCTTCTGAGAGCGGTTTCGAGGGCGTCGTCCCCGTCGTCGGCGTTACGCCGCGCCTCCGAGTGGAGTTCGATGAAGTAGGGGTCTTCGAGGAGACGTGTCACGTTCTTCTTAGTCAGGACTCTCCTTCTTCGCTGTTCGAAACACGAATCCATCAGAATAACGAAGGTCGACCCCCTAAAATAATCTTACTATCTGTGTCAAGTAGTCACACGCTGACATGTGGATCAAACACCTCACGCGACAGACGTGAGTGAACCTCATCGAGAACTTGTCTGAGGTTCCGGGTGTCGTACCTGTTGTAACGCACGAGCTTTTCGAGAGCCTCGTCGTCGCCGTCCTCGTATCTGTGCCAGAGACGTACGGCGTCAGCGCCGTCGACCTCCTCGCTTCCCGGACGTTCGACGCCGAGTTCGTCCTCGACAGCCTTGAGACCGCCCGACAGAGACGGGTCGAGACGCCTACACGGGTACATCAGGTCTATGTGGGGTGTCTCGACGTCGAGACCGAAGCTGTGTTCGAGAAACGGGACGTCGAACCTCTTTCCGTTGAATGTCACGAGAAGGCTCGCCTCCGAGAGACGTCTCTCGATCTCTGACCTCCCGAGGTCTTCTCCTCTCACGAGTGTCTGAGTCTCATCTCCGACGTGGAAGCTCACAGTCGTAACCCTGTTATCCTCCTTGCTCAGACCCGTCGTCTCTATGTCGAGGAAACACGTCTCGTCGTCGAAGTTGGAGTAGAGACGCCACTCCTCGCCCGAAGGGAACGAGTCGCCGAAGAAGGACGCGTCCCCCCGGTCGAGTCTGTCGCGCGCCTCGTCGATGTAGTCGAGGACACGTTCGGCGGTCGTCTCTCCAACGTGACGTAGTCCGGTCTCCTCGAACTCTTCCCATGTCGTCACGCCGTTCTTCCAGAGCTTTCTCTCTGTCTTCTCTCCGACGCCCCTGACGGGTATGAAGGAGTTCTGTATCCTCATGTCGCGTCCTCTATCTTGGATACCACGGCGTCTCTCAGAGACTCGGGGTCGCGTGCGACCTCGTCGGCATTCTCAAGGTGGTCGGGATCGCCGCTCGCCGAGTATCCTATACAGTAAGCACCGGATCGTCTCGCCGACTCTATCCCCGTCTCGGAGTCCTCTACGACTATACAGTCCTCGGGGTTGACGCCGAGTTCGGAAGCGACGTACTCGTATATGTCGGGCTCGGGCTTCCCCTCGACGTCTATCTCGTCGGCTGAGACCACGACGTCGAACGAATCTTCGAGTTCGAATCTTTCGAGAACCATCTCCACCCACGACGGAAAAGAGGAGGTCGATATCGCTGTCTTGAGACCTCTCTCCCGTATCTCGTTGAGGAGGTCGTCGAATCCGTCTGTGAGAGAGACCTTCTCGGTGTAGATCGCCTCAGCGCGCGAGTCGTAGAGGTCGAAGTACTCCTCTTCAGTCACAGCCATCTCGTATCCCCTTTCTGAGAGGAGTTCGTACTGGTCGAGGACGTTGATCCCTGTCAGATCCTCGGGAGAGACCTCGTCCTTGTCGTCGTCGGAGACGAGAGCCTCGTCGATTATGGTCTCCTTCTCGGGCTCCCAGTAGACCTCGGAGTCGACGATCACGCCGTCCATGTCGAATACGACGGCTTCAGATCCGTGTTCCATCTCCTACATATCGAGACGTGACGCGAAAAACTGTTTCTGTTCTGTCTCATGGCTTGTGTATAGACTCGCCGACGGCGTCCTCACACGCTTCCCTGAATGCCTCCGAGACCGTGGGGTGTGGATGTACAGTCATAGATACGTCGGAGACGAGAGCACCCATCTCGACTGCTAGTGTCGCCTCCGAGATTAGCTCCGAGACGCCGTCGCCGACCATCTGTGCTCCGAGTATCGCCTCTGTCTCAGAGTCAACTACGACCTTCACGAAGCCGTTGTCTCTCGCCTTAGTTAGGGCGCGTCCCGACGCCGAGAACGGGAACCTGCCGACTCCGACATCGTATCCTCTGTCGTCTGCGTCTTCCTGGGTCATACCCACGGTGGCAATCTCAGGATCGGTGTAGATCACCGACGGAACCACGAACTCCGCCGCCGACGCCTCGCCCGAGATGACCTCAGCGGCGACCTTAGCCTCGTGGTACGCCTTGTGTGCGAGAAGTGGCTCGCCCGCGACGTCCCCCGCCGCGAATACCGACGGGTTCGACGTCCTCATCTGATCGTCGGCATGTATGTAGCCGTCGTCGTCGGTCTCAACACCTGCTTTTTCGAGACGTAGTCCCGCGGTGGTCGGCTGTCTTCCGACTGCGACCAGTACGACGTCCGCCTCTATCTCACGTTCGTCGTCGGCGACTGAGACGGATAACGTCACCGAGCCGTCCTCGTTCGTCTCTATACCCTCTGCACGTGCGTCCGTCTTTATCTCGACTCCGATCTCGTCGGCTCTGTGTCTCACGGGCTCGACGACGTCTTCGGGCACGTTCGACAGAATCCTGTCGAGCGACTCTATAACGGTAACCTCGGAGCCGAGCTTCGCGTAAGCCGTGCCTAACTCGGTACCTATGTAGCCTCCTCCGACTACTGCGAGCCTGTCTGGAACCTCTTCGAGTTCGAGTGCGCCCTTCGCGTCTACGACCCCCTCGTGGCTAGTCGGCAGGCTCGGCACCTCGATGGGCTCCGATCCCGTAGCTATTACACAGCTCTCGAACTCGATTATGTCGGTGCCCTCGTCGCCGACCACGCGAACCTCGTTCTCCGAGTCGAAGACCGCCTCGCCTCTCAGGACGTCGACCCCGTTCGCGTCTTCGAGTGACTCGACTCCCGAAGTCAGACGGTCGACGACGCCGTCCTTCCACGTCTGGAGTCTTCCGAAGTCGAGGCTGACGTCTTCCACGTCGGCTACTACCCCCATCTCCGACGAGCTTACGGAGTCGTGGTAGACGCCGGCGGCGTGTATCAGTGACTTCGAGGGTATACAGCCCTCATTGAGACAGACGCCTCCGAGATCCCTCCTCTTCTCAACGAGAGTCACTTCGTTCCCGAGCTGTGAGAGACGTATTGCGGCGAGGTATCCCGCCGGCCCACCGCCGATCACGACCGACTCGGTCTCAATGCTGAACTCACCTACTACCATCTTATCCCTCTATTAGTAGGAGGTCGGGATCTTCGAGATGGTCTATGACCTCGTTCATGAAGTCGGCGGCGTAGGCTCCATCGATTATACGGTGGTCGAACGACAGCGAGAGCGGCATCATCTTTCTGACCTCGACCTCTCCGTCGACCACGACCGGTTCGTCGTCTATGACGCCGGTTCCGAGTATTCCGACCTCGGGGTAGTTTATGACGGGGGTGCCGTACTTTCCCCCTATCGAACCCCAGTTCGAGATAGTGAAGGTGCCGCCTCTCATGTCGTCGAGTTCGAGGTCACGGCTCCGTGCCCTCTCTGCGAGTTGGTTTATCTCCCTCGCTATCTCGATCACCGTCTTGCCGTCGGCGTTCTTGATGTTGGGCACGAGGAGACCGTCGTCGGTGGCGACCGCCATACCGATGTTGTAGTAGTCCTTCTTGACTATCTCGCCTGTCTTCTCGTCTATCGACGCGTTGAGGAGCGGGTACTCCTTGAGTGCGGCGACGACTGCCTTGACCACGAACGGCGTGTAGGTGAGATGGACGCCTTTCTCCTCGACCTTCTGTTTCTCCTTCTCACGTATCTCGACGAGCTTCGAGACGTCGGCGTCGTCGGTCGCTGTGACGTGGGGGGCGGTGTACTTCGACCGCGAGGTTCTGTTGGCTATGCTCCGTCTCGTCCCCGAGAGAGGCGTCCTCTCCACGTCACCCCATCTCTCGAAGTCGTACTCCTTGGGCTCGAAACGCCGACCCGAGAACTCGGGAGCCTCTTCTTTCTCTGTCTCGGGCTCTTCTTCCTCGACCACTTCGGCTACTTCTTTTTCGCTCTCAGTTTCGGCGAAGCTGCGCACGTCGTCCTTAGTGACACGTCCTCCGGGACCAGTCCCCTCGATCTCGTCTATCTCGATCCCCTTCTCACGCGCGAGCTTACGTGTCGACGGCGCGGCGAGAGTCTTCTTCGTAGTCTTCGGCTCTTTCTCCGGCTCCGACTCGCCGTCTTTGTCTGTGGGTTCCTCGGCTTCTTCTTCTTCGGTATCTTTTTCCTCGGCTTCGTCTTTCGGAGCCGTCTCTCCTGTGGCTTCTTCGGTCGTCTCCTCGTCCTCTTCGTCGCCGTTTATCGTGACTATGACCTCGCCGACCTTTACGACGTCGCCGGGATCGGCGTGTAGCTCCGAGACTGTGCCGGTCGTCGGCGAAGGTACGTCGACTACGGCTTTGTCTGTCTCGACCTGTGCGAGAACGTCGTCTTCCTCGACGGCGTCGCCCTCGTCGACCTGCCACTCGAGTAGGGTGCCTTCCGTCACGCCCTCTCCGACGTCGGGAAACTCGAACTCTGTTACCATGTTATCTAACTATATTTTTAGAAGTCGGCTGTCTGACGTACTGCTTCGGCGATCTGTTCCTTGTCGGGCATATACGCACCCTCCCTCTCGGGGAAGGGATACGGGACGTCGGGTGCTGTGACTCTCTCGACGGGGGCTTCGAGGTAGAGGAGAGCCTCGTCGTTGATACGTGAGACGACCTCCGACGATACCCCGAGCGTCCTCGGAGCCTCCTGTACTACGACGCATCTCCCCGTCTTCTTGACCGACTCGACGACTGTCTCGGCGTCTAGAGGAGAGACAGTCCTGAGGTCGACGACTTCGACCGACGCCTCGACCTCGTCGACTGCCTTGAGACTCTCTCTCACCATCGCACCCCAGCTTACGAGACTGACATCGTCGCCCTCTGAGACGACTCTCGCCTCCTCTAACGGAACCGTGTGCTCGCCCTCTGGTACGTCTTCTCTGAACGCCCTGTAGAGCTTCTTGGGTTCGAGGAAGACAACGGGGTCGGGGTCACGTATCGCCGAGGTGAGTAGACCCTTGGCGTCCGAGGGATTCGATGGTACCACGACCTTGAGACCCGGTATGTGTGAGTAAGCAGCCTCGAAGCTCTCGGAGTGGTGTTCAAGTGCGTGGACTCCACCGCCGTAGGGTGCTCTGATAGTGATGGGACAGTTATAGCTCCCGCGCGACCTCGACCTGAGACGTGAGACGTGCTGTTTTATCTGGTGGAATGCCTGTGGTATAAATCCCGAGAACTGTATCTCGACTACGGGTCTCTTTCCGTAGACTCCCATTCCGACTGCCGTCCCTACGATACCCGACTCGGCGAGAGGAGTGTCGAATATACGTTCGGGGTACTCCTCGATGAGACCCTTCGTCGTCCTGAAGACTCCGCCGTCGACCCCGAC is a window of Candidatus Afararchaeum irisae DNA encoding:
- a CDS encoding HAD family phosphatase, with product MEHGSEAVVFDMDGVIVDSEVYWEPEKETIIDEALVSDDDKDEVSPEDLTGINVLDQYELLSERGYEMAVTEEEYFDLYDSRAEAIYTEKVSLTDGFDDLLNEIRERGLKTAISTSSFPSWVEMVLERFELEDSFDVVVSADEIDVEGKPEPDIYEYVASELGVNPEDCIVVEDSETGIESARRSGAYCIGYSASGDPDHLENADEVARDPESLRDAVVSKIEDAT
- a CDS encoding ribonuclease H-like domain-containing protein codes for the protein MRIQNSFIPVRGVGEKTERKLWKNGVTTWEEFEETGLRHVGETTAERVLDYIDEARDRLDRGDASFFGDSFPSGEEWRLYSNFDDETCFLDIETTGLSKEDNRVTTVSFHVGDETQTLVRGEDLGRSEIERRLSEASLLVTFNGKRFDVPFLEHSFGLDVETPHIDLMYPCRRLDPSLSGGLKAVEDELGVERPGSEEVDGADAVRLWHRYEDGDDEALEKLVRYNRYDTRNLRQVLDEVHSRLSREVFDPHVSV
- a CDS encoding CoA pyrophosphatase translates to MSGLKEVLRNRSSSRIHDEKLKRSAVVVPAYYDDERGGHGVLLMRRSDDLPRHAGQISFPGGRMESDDSGLAETALRELHEEVGMPPEKVDLLGTLDDVTTTTAYSIRPYVGCISYPYSFEIQESEVAELIHAPVSDLTHPSVYEKRYKNGRDVHYFHYEDYTIWGATARILAQFLELAYDWSP
- a CDS encoding alpha-ketoacid dehydrogenase subunit beta, producing MTQTQTQTQTQNQNGDGNDSNNELNLVESVRQTLHDEMGRDETVVVYGEDVGVDGGVFRTTKGLIEEYPERIFDTPLAESGIVGTAVGMGVYGKRPVVEIQFSGFIPQAFHQIKQHVSRLRSRSRGSYNCPITIRAPYGGGVHALEHHSESFEAAYSHIPGLKVVVPSNPSDAKGLLTSAIRDPDPVVFLEPKKLYRAFREDVPEGEHTVPLEEARVVSEGDDVSLVSWGAMVRESLKAVDEVEASVEVVDLRTVSPLDAETVVESVKKTGRCVVVQEAPRTLGVSSEVVSRINDEALLYLEAPVERVTAPDVPYPFPEREGAYMPDKEQIAEAVRQTADF
- the lpdA gene encoding dihydrolipoyl dehydrogenase, whose product is MVVGEFSIETESVVIGGGPAGYLAAIRLSQLGNEVTLVEKRRDLGGVCLNEGCIPSKSLIHAAGVYHDSVSSSEMGVVADVEDVSLDFGRLQTWKDGVVDRLTSGVESLEDANGVDVLRGEAVFDSENEVRVVGDEGTDIIEFESCVIATGSEPIEVPSLPTSHEGVVDAKGALELEEVPDRLAVVGGGYIGTELGTAYAKLGSEVTVIESLDRILSNVPEDVVEPVRHRADEIGVEIKTDARAEGIETNEDGSVTLSVSVADDEREIEADVVLVAVGRQPTTAGLRLEKAGVETDDDGYIHADDQMRTSNPSVFAAGDVAGEPLLAHKAYHEAKVAAEVISGEASAAEFVVPSVIYTDPEIATVGMTQEDADDRGYDVGVGRFPFSASGRALTKARDNGFVKVVVDSETEAILGAQMVGDGVSELISEATLAVEMGALVSDVSMTVHPHPTVSEAFREACEDAVGESIHKP
- a CDS encoding YihY/virulence factor BrkB family protein → MLDPEKTWIPRLGSRLREVVETSRRKSLGTQAAALTYYGFVSLFPLVLLLLVAGSLTGLETVAIAAIESVSVYLSESGRRTLRQSVEVETSPTVGLIGLVGLLWGSLKFVRGLTESFRVLYEDYSRKTTHKSVLRTTRDSAAALFSVIAAVVTAAALRWLTRVLDVPDTGIALIGVLGLFFVFLPLYYFLPPVDVSLRHVYPGAVFASAGWTFLETAFGFYIDLASSSPSGYAAYGAVGVVLVFLTWLYLSFWVILLGGAVNLTLTLGRTQTKD
- a CDS encoding dihydrolipoamide acetyltransferase family protein, whose product is MVTEFEFPDVGEGVTEGTLLEWQVDEGDAVEEDDVLAQVETDKAVVDVPSPTTGTVSELHADPGDVVKVGEVIVTINGDEEDEETTEEATGETAPKDEAEEKDTEEEEAEEPTDKDGESEPEKEPKTTKKTLAAPSTRKLAREKGIEIDEIEGTGPGGRVTKDDVRSFAETESEKEVAEVVEEEEPETEKEEAPEFSGRRFEPKEYDFERWGDVERTPLSGTRRSIANRTSRSKYTAPHVTATDDADVSKLVEIREKEKQKVEEKGVHLTYTPFVVKAVVAALKEYPLLNASIDEKTGEIVKKDYYNIGMAVATDDGLLVPNIKNADGKTVIEIAREINQLAERARSRDLELDDMRGGTFTISNWGSIGGKYGTPVINYPEVGILGTGVIDDEPVVVDGEVEVRKMMPLSLSFDHRIIDGAYAADFMNEVIDHLEDPDLLLIEG